Genomic DNA from Equus caballus isolate H_3958 breed thoroughbred chromosome 10, TB-T2T, whole genome shotgun sequence:
GGTGAAACGGGCTCTCAGCAGCGCGGACCTCTCACAAGGTTGCTGCGGAGATTAAATGGGATGAAGTATTGTTCCAGGGCCTGGCATGGGTGACATGGGAGGTGGTTTTACTGGGTCAGTTTTTAAATCTTCTGTAACTCTTCTAGAATATATTCCAGGATATGGTAGATTTTCCCCTTGTGGCTAAAGTTTTCACCAGTCTGTTATCTGAGCAATCTTCTTCTTCCTAACTAATCTAGGCTCCTTCTTTCCTATATTAGGACTTGGTTTTAAGCTGAGCTGGTTTTTGAGCTCCTCTTTCCCTGCCCACCACATGGGTTTttgttattgtcattttcttgcatatatttttatgattgGTGAAGCTTAGCCCCCTCTAATAATCCTTAGCTGCTGTACCCCAGTGCTTAGCCTATCAGACGTGCTCAGTACACAGCAGCCTGTGCCATCTTTACTCCCAGTTGGCCAGACACAGGGGCCACCATCCCCTCCCTGCTGAATCCAGACACAAACCCAGGTGCCAGTGGAGACTGGGCAGGTCATTACAGATGAAGGAGGCACCTCCAGCGTAGGCAGCAGGTAGgagcttccttcctttccctgaggaCATGGGCTTCCTCCTGGCTCTGGTCTGCCGCTCATCATTTGATTGCTGTGGTTGGCCTCTGTCTTGTTGATTTGTAGGAGCTTTTTATGCATTAAGGAAAGAAATTAGTGCCCTAGATTCATCACATGTTGTGCATATGTTTTCCAGTTGGCCATCTGTTCTTCAGATTTGTTCATGGTGGTTTGGCAGTGCATGTGTTTTTACTAGTTGAATATCTCAACTCTTTCTTGGAGAGAAATATGGTAATCAGAATTCTAAGATGCCCCCAGATTTCCTGCTCCCCCTCAGTGTGCATGCCCTGCATAGTCCCCGGAACCTGTTAATAGGATGAGATGGCACTCCCTTGACTGTGTCATGTCATGTACACAATTGGCCTGAAGAAAGGGAGGTAGTCCGAGTGGACCTgacctaatcacatgagcccttttAAAACAGGTTGGTTTTAAAACAGGTTGCCTGGCTGGTTGCGGGAGAGGAGGTTGGAGATACGCATTCAGCTTGTCAAGAAGAAAGCAGATATCCATGTTATAAGCTGTCATGGAGGGGGCGGCTTCTAGGAGCTCAGAATGACCTCTAACCAACAGCTTGCAGGAAAATGGGGACTGCGTCCTACAGCCTCAAGGAACTGATTTCCGTCAACAAGAATGAGTCAGGGAGCAGTTTTTCCCCAGAGCTTCCAGCCAGGAACACAGTCTGGCTGAGACTTGATTTTGGCCCCATGAGACCCGAGCAGAGGGCTCAGCTGCGCCTTGTTGGAGTTCTGACCTGCAGAACTGAGATGGTAAATGGGTGTTGCTTTAAGACACCAACtctggggtaatttgttacgttatcaatagataactaatagaGAAGGAGGGGAAACATCTAGGTTTCATCTCATGATTAGAAAGATCATCTATACcccagtattttttctttaatcgCCTCTTTCACAAGGGCTTTGTGTTATTCATCTTTTGTCTTGGACCCATCAGGATGTTATTTCGGCCACAAGGCTGAGGCAGGGATCCAACCTGACAGTTTTCCAGGTATTCCCTGCCCCCACTGCCACTCCCAGGGACCTCTCAGGCAAGCACAGTTCCTGGTGACCCCAACATGCCCAGGACTGTCCTTCCTTTCATTGTTGACTCCTCAGCAGCATTCCTTATTTCAAGAGACTTTTCTCCAGCCAAATTGCTGGAAGACAGGGTGTGTCCTCTTACATCCTAAGATCTCCCCTTCCTCCAGAGCCCCCAGGCCCCACAGGAAAAACCTGGCCCAAATCACCAGACCCGGGAAAACCCCCTCCCATCCAGCTTGGCCGACATCCCCATTCACCAGCTTCTCCCACCAGCAGCCAGTGCCAGCTTGGCCTGGCTGAGGGCACTTGTGTGTGATGTTTCAGGAGCAAGTGACCTTTGAGGACGTGGTTGTGGACTTCACCCGGGAGGAGTGGGGGCAGCTGGAGCCCGCCCAGAGGACCCTGTACCGCGATGTGATGCTGGAGACCTTTGGGCTCCTGGTCTCCGTGGGTGAGGCCACACCCGTTCCCCTGATGGTCTGCCCCCGGCACAGGTTCTGATTCTCCTGGGGTAAAAGTGGGGGTTGGTCTAGGCCTTAAAAGCGAATATGTGGGGTGTGTCTTGGACTTCAAGGATCCATTTTAGGGAATATCAGTTAGGATGTTTTGGCTGCAAGTTATAGATCCCACCTAAAAATGCCAGAAGCAGAAACTCATGGGGTCAGAGGGATGTCCTGGGCCCGGTGACCGCAGAATCCCAGGGAGGCCTGGTCATCCATGATGCTCTCAAGAGCCCCTCCTTCTGCCTCCATTCACAGATGGCCCCTCTGCAGGTGACAGGACAGCTGCCAGGGTGCCTCTCCTGGGTCCAAGAGCAGCAGAAGAGGCAGGGTCTGTGTCCCGGGGCCCCATAAAAAGTGCCTGGGTTATCTTGTTTGACAACCAGGTCCCCTCCACGCTGGTCATTGTTGCCAGTACTTGGGGGAGGAAGCAGAGCTCTGATTGGCTGGGACTGGGCCACATATCCACCCTGGGGTCAGGGGTGGCGTCAGGGACTCAGAGTGGGGAGAGCAAGTCCCTAAGGAATGTCAGGGGCTGTTACCATAACAGATGTGGCCTCTCAGAACCCCTAGCCCTTGGGTCCTGGGAGACTGAGGGTGGAGTGGGCAGAGGGCTGGAAGGGTCCTGGACAGAAGCACTCACTCCGCGGGTCTCCCCCGAGCAGGACACTGGCTCCCGAAGCTGGACGTCATCTCCCTGCTGGAGCAGGTGACAGAGCCGTGGGCAGTGGACAAGGGCCTTCCCCAAGGTATGTGCCCAGGTGAGGTGAGGGCCTTGAGGCCGAGGAGCCCACCCAGCCCAGGTTCTCCCCGTATCTGCTCTTGGATTCTTCACAGCAAAGTGACTTTCAGTGAACACTCACCACATGCCTATCCTGCTGTGAGTGAGATGAGTGCCTGTTGTCACTGAATTTACATTCTTGGTGTGGGAAAGGGGTGCACAATACTAGCTAAAGTAATAACagtgaacacagtgagcacagaTTGTGATGAAGgctaagaaaatgaaagcaggtgCTAAGGTGGAGACCAGGGTTGCGGGGACCTGAGCAGAGAGACAAGGGCTCGCCTCCCCATGGGATGACATGTGAGGTGAAGCCTGAACCCAAGAACAGTGCTGCCATGAAACCAGCCAGGAGAACAGAATTCCGGGCAGAGGAAACcaaagtgcaaaggccctggggtggtgcAGCAGTCAGCTCTGGCCATGTAACAAACACTCCAGCCTCAGTGGTTTAGACCAAAGACTCACTTATGACTCATGCATCTGTGGGTTGGTGGATCCCAGCTGGGCTCTGCCCTGTGCCTGTAGGTGGGCCAGGCAGTTCTGCTCTTCATACCTCTTGTCCAGCTCCTGAGACCATAGGCAACTCTGCAGGAAGTGGGGGTCCCAGCACTCTGGCAGGCAGTTGCCCTCTGGCGTCAGGCCCTGACCCTGGTTAAGTGGCGGCCCATTGCCAGGGCCCAAGAAGGATGGTTAGTGTGTGGCAGGGGCTCCTAGGGTCTCCCCAGCCTCAAATAATAACCAGCCCTTACCCAGTATATTGGCTTGctattgctgctgtgacaaattaccataaacttagtggcttaaagcaactcGGCTCAGCTTACGGTcttagaggtcagaagtccatcCTGGGTCTCACTGAGCTCCAGTCACAGTGTCCGCAGGGCAATGCTCCTTCTGGAGAGTCTGGGGAGAGTCCACTTCCTTtcattttccagcttctggaagctgccCACATCCCTTGACTCATGGCCTTGTCCATCTTCAGAGTCAGCAATGGCTGGTCACATTGTCTCTCATGTGTCACTCTGACCCCCATGCCTCTCTCTCACATTTAGGAACACTTGTAATTATGTTAGACCCAGCCCgctaatccagggtaatctcagATGATTAGCTAATGTCACCTGAGTAGCAACCTTAATTCTTCCTCAGCATGTAAGGTAACAGCATGTTCATAGGatcagggattaggatgtgggcatctttgggagCCACTATTCTGTCAACCACACCTAACTTgacctattttttccttcttaacttTTCACTAGATTGGAACATAAATGGGAAAGGCGCCCACATCACTCCCTTAGGCCAATCCAGTGTCAGGGTGCGGGTTGTGGGTCCTGAGGCGTGGCTGTGCAGAGAGGGCTGGGTACCAGGCCACAGAGGCCCTCCTGCCAGGAAGGAGGTAGAGGGAGTGTATTTGTTCGTTCATTCAGCATGTCTGCTGACctctcctgggggctgggggtacGATGGTGACCAAGGTGGACAGAAGCCCCCACCCTTGGGGAGCCCCACTTAGTGAGACAGACAAAATAAATCAGATCCAAGTCCTCTGACACCCCACAGGTCATCTATCCATCCTCCTAGTGCTGGGCATCTCAGCTGTTCTCAGGCTAGGGGAGCTGATGGGTTTCTTTAAGTCTGGGTGAAGAGGCACAGCAGTGAGAGGATGCTGAGAAGAACCTGGACCTGAgcagggggagggctggctgggtggTCCCTCCCCAGGTGGTGGCTTTTCCTCCCATCACCACCTGGCACTGTGGAGGTGGCTTTAGCCCAAGCCTGGCCATCGCCCTGCTCTTCCCAAGCCTGGGGCATCTGTCGACAGTTTCTCCGAATGCTCACTCTCTCCTCAgcaccctctccccaccttcaTGTTCTCTGCTCCTCTCGCAAACCCTACACCTACCCCCATACAGCTCACCCACCCCTGGTTGTTCCCTgtgcctcccctccctctcctcttctttccctgaTGTGCAAAACCATGTTTTTAAATGGTCAAAGCCACTTGTGCCTCGAACCTTTCAAAACCATCAGTTTTATCCTTCCATCTGCCCACCCACCACAAACTCTTCCCCCAGAACAGGGATTAAGGGAcattctgttttttgtttctttcagacTTGGAAACTAGACCCCAAACCAAACCGTCAGTTCCAAGACAAGACATCACTGAAGAAGTACCTAACAGTGTCCTGGTAGAAAGGTTCCTGTGGGACAATCTGTGGTGCCCTGAGCAGGGAGATGCCAACGGCCACTGGGAGCGGAGTCACAGGAACCTAGATGCCCGTGTGCTACAGGTGGCCTTCACACTGGAGAAGACACTCATTCAGGAGCAGCAGGTGGGGAATGGGCTTGGGGAAAACAGAGGTCTGGGCCCTGGTCTTGGCATTCAGCCAATGACCCCTGAAAGACGAGGCCCCCACATGTGGGGGACACATGGAAAGAGGGAGAATCTGGACTCCAAGTTAAATTCCCAACAGAAAACCTATGCAAAAGAGAAACCCTACAAATGTCAGGAATGTGGAAAGGCCTTTAGTCACAGCTCAGCACTCATTGAACACCACCGAACACACACAGGAGAGAGACCTTACGAATGTCACGAGTGTGGAAAAGGTTTCCGAAACAGCTCGGCACTGACCAAACACCAGAGAATCCACACTGGCGAGAAACCTTATAAGTGCAGTCAGTGTGGGAGGACCTTCAACCAGATCGCCCCACTGATCCAGCACCAGAGGACTCATACTGGCGAGAAGCCCTacgagtgcagtgaatgtgggaaatccttcaGTTTTAGGTCTTCCTTCAGCCAGCACGAGCGGACACACACGggtgagaaaccctatgagtgcagtgaatgtgggaaggccttccgGCAGAGCATCCACCTCACACAGCACCTGCGaatccacactggggagaagccCTATCAGTGTGGGGAGTGTGGCAAGGCCTTCAGCCACAGCTCCTCCTTGACCAAACACCAGCGCATCCACACCGGGGAGAAGCCCTATGAGTGCCATGAGTGTGGCAAAGCCTTCACCCAGATCACACCGCTGATTCAGCATCAGAGGACGCACACgggagagaagccctatgagtgcaatgagtgtgggaaagccttcagccaGAGCACACTCTTGACGGAGCATCGAAGAATTCACACGGGAGAGAAACCCTATGGGTGCAATGAGTGTGGGAAGACTTTCAGTCATAGCTCGTCACTCAGCCAGCACGAGCGGACGCACACGGGCGAGAAGCCCTATGAGTGCAGTCAGTGCGGGAAGGCCTTCCGGCAGAGCACACACCTCACCCAGCACCAGAGaatccacactggggagaagccCTATGAGTGTGGCGACTGTGGCAAGGCCTTCAGCCACAGCTCCTCCCTAACTAAGCACCAGCGGATCCACACCGGTGAGAAGCCCTACAAGTGTAACACCTGCAGCAGAGCCTTCAGCCAGCTCGCCCCCCTCATTCAGCATCAGAGGATCCACACAGGAGAAAAGCCCTATGAGTGTACTGAGTGTGGCAGAGCCTTCAGCCAGAGCTCCCTTCTCATAGAGCACCAGAGGATTCACACCAAGGAAAAGCCCTATGggtgtaatgaatgtgggaaatccttcaGTCACAGCTCATCACTCAGCCAGCACGAAAGGACACACACGGGGGAAAAGCCCTACGAATGTCAGGACTGTGGCAAATCCTTCCGGCAGAGCACCCACCTGACTCAGCACCGGAGGATCCACACGGGAGAGAAACCGTATGAATGCAGGgactgtgggaaagccttcacaCACAGCTCCTCCCTCACCAAGCACCAGAGAACTCACACTGGGTAGACCCATTCCACGTGTGCAGGGACACAGGAAAGCCTTAAGCCATAGCTCATTCCTTACTAGACTTGACCCGATGATACTCATGAGAAGCAACAGAAACATTTTTATACACAAGCTTTCACAGTCAACATACTCCTCAGACACCCTCAGAGTTCACAGTGAGGGAAATGACGGTGGGGATACTGAGCTCCAGGTCGTCCATCCCTGACTATCAGGTCATCCAAACAGTAGGGACATGTGCAATCAACGTGGGGAAACTTTAGCCATGAGTGCCCATGAATGCTATGTCATTGATCctacagagagagaaatggaggaaatgTAGTGGATCTGGGGAATTCTGtccaaggattgaccatattccAAACCAGAGATTTTCAGAGTGGTGAGAAACCCAACGAATGCCTTTCATATAAAAGAACCAAATGCAGCCAGAATTTATCATTATTGCACGTTACATTCTTAGCAGGGGAGAAGTGCTTATCAACGGTGCAAGCTGACTCTGATAGTCCCTACAAACAGTATGGCAGAGTGCTCCAGACACGAGCACATCCTTATGGAATCAGCATGGATACTCAGCTGTCTCAGTGCAAAGTTTCCTGATTTGTGTGTAAATTGTTTGATCAAGATACATGGCAACCAGTCTCACAGTTTTGAATTCCATGAGACAAGAGTATCCGTGtactataaacattttaaattatctgcGTTATTTTGCAATAAATCAACCTTTATATGCAATGGAATTGAAAAGATTTGTATAGGAAGACTTGAAATGTAAAGCCACTTCTGTGGAGTCTTCTGGATTCTGAGATGGCTTTTGCTGCTCTGCTTGCTATCAGTCTCTCTGCAGGACTCACAGGCATTAAGAACACAGATGTTGCTGTttcacaaaaagaggaagatttttccctttgttaAGCCACCATCTTATGAGCAATAGCACCTCCACATGGAACCTTATGTTTTGCaagatttctctctcttgagAAATGTACAAGTTAATCTTCTCttgaacatttttcttctcttgattcTTCATCCTGGTGTTTAATAAGCTTTTGTTAAAATCTAATTTAACTTAAAGGTCCATAGTATTTCATCGAACTCTGAGTCCACTACCAGCAGTCCCCCGACAACCACTTGCTACCCTCATTAGAACCCATATTTGAAGTGTATTGGCTGGTTTCGGTCACCAACCATCAGTTAGGGTTATATCAATTAGTCTGATTTTCCTAATCACAATGCTGGGATGTAAGTTTCCAGTTAACTTGAAATTTCTCCCTTGGGGGAACCATGTTGCAAATAGTCTTCCAATACTGTTCCTCAGTATGCCTGTGGAATGCCTCCtcttttttggaataatttcagaGTCATTTAAATGCCACTTAAGAAAATCAGTAAATAGTGCCTTGCAGCTCTCTGCAATAGAAACAGTGCAAGCTGCATCAGTAAACTTAAATACTGTAACAGTCCTATTGAAAAAGGCAAGCAAAAACAGGTGAAGTTAATTCACTACTGGTCTCTATGTATCCCAAATGTTACCATTTTGACA
This window encodes:
- the ZNF135 gene encoding zinc finger protein 135 isoform X1, whose translation is MAAAVFVLPTSRGAGCSCNRPEEEGMTAGLLAAGAREQVTFEDVVVDFTREEWGQLEPAQRTLYRDVMLETFGLLVSVGHWLPKLDVISLLEQVTEPWAVDKGLPQDLETRPQTKPSVPRQDITEEVPNSVLVERFLWDNLWCPEQGDANGHWERSHRNLDARVLQVAFTLEKTLIQEQQVGNGLGENRGLGPGLGIQPMTPERRGPHMWGTHGKRENLDSKLNSQQKTYAKEKPYKCQECGKAFSHSSALIEHHRTHTGERPYECHECGKGFRNSSALTKHQRIHTGEKPYKCSQCGRTFNQIAPLIQHQRTHTGEKPYECSECGKSFSFRSSFSQHERTHTGEKPYECSECGKAFRQSIHLTQHLRIHTGEKPYQCGECGKAFSHSSSLTKHQRIHTGEKPYECHECGKAFTQITPLIQHQRTHTGEKPYECNECGKAFSQSTLLTEHRRIHTGEKPYGCNECGKTFSHSSSLSQHERTHTGEKPYECSQCGKAFRQSTHLTQHQRIHTGEKPYECGDCGKAFSHSSSLTKHQRIHTGEKPYKCNTCSRAFSQLAPLIQHQRIHTGEKPYECTECGRAFSQSSLLIEHQRIHTKEKPYGCNECGKSFSHSSSLSQHERTHTGEKPYECQDCGKSFRQSTHLTQHRRIHTGEKPYECRDCGKAFTHSSSLTKHQRTHTG
- the ZNF135 gene encoding zinc finger protein 135 isoform X2, yielding MTAGLLAAGAREQVTFEDVVVDFTREEWGQLEPAQRTLYRDVMLETFGLLVSVGHWLPKLDVISLLEQVTEPWAVDKGLPQDLETRPQTKPSVPRQDITEEVPNSVLVERFLWDNLWCPEQGDANGHWERSHRNLDARVLQVAFTLEKTLIQEQQVGNGLGENRGLGPGLGIQPMTPERRGPHMWGTHGKRENLDSKLNSQQKTYAKEKPYKCQECGKAFSHSSALIEHHRTHTGERPYECHECGKGFRNSSALTKHQRIHTGEKPYKCSQCGRTFNQIAPLIQHQRTHTGEKPYECSECGKSFSFRSSFSQHERTHTGEKPYECSECGKAFRQSIHLTQHLRIHTGEKPYQCGECGKAFSHSSSLTKHQRIHTGEKPYECHECGKAFTQITPLIQHQRTHTGEKPYECNECGKAFSQSTLLTEHRRIHTGEKPYGCNECGKTFSHSSSLSQHERTHTGEKPYECSQCGKAFRQSTHLTQHQRIHTGEKPYECGDCGKAFSHSSSLTKHQRIHTGEKPYKCNTCSRAFSQLAPLIQHQRIHTGEKPYECTECGRAFSQSSLLIEHQRIHTKEKPYGCNECGKSFSHSSSLSQHERTHTGEKPYECQDCGKSFRQSTHLTQHRRIHTGEKPYECRDCGKAFTHSSSLTKHQRTHTG
- the ZNF135 gene encoding zinc finger protein 135 isoform X3, which encodes MAPLQVTGQLPGCLSWVQEQQKRQGHWLPKLDVISLLEQVTEPWAVDKGLPQDLETRPQTKPSVPRQDITEEVPNSVLVERFLWDNLWCPEQGDANGHWERSHRNLDARVLQVAFTLEKTLIQEQQVGNGLGENRGLGPGLGIQPMTPERRGPHMWGTHGKRENLDSKLNSQQKTYAKEKPYKCQECGKAFSHSSALIEHHRTHTGERPYECHECGKGFRNSSALTKHQRIHTGEKPYKCSQCGRTFNQIAPLIQHQRTHTGEKPYECSECGKSFSFRSSFSQHERTHTGEKPYECSECGKAFRQSIHLTQHLRIHTGEKPYQCGECGKAFSHSSSLTKHQRIHTGEKPYECHECGKAFTQITPLIQHQRTHTGEKPYECNECGKAFSQSTLLTEHRRIHTGEKPYGCNECGKTFSHSSSLSQHERTHTGEKPYECSQCGKAFRQSTHLTQHQRIHTGEKPYECGDCGKAFSHSSSLTKHQRIHTGEKPYKCNTCSRAFSQLAPLIQHQRIHTGEKPYECTECGRAFSQSSLLIEHQRIHTKEKPYGCNECGKSFSHSSSLSQHERTHTGEKPYECQDCGKSFRQSTHLTQHRRIHTGEKPYECRDCGKAFTHSSSLTKHQRTHTG
- the ZNF135 gene encoding zinc finger protein 135 isoform X4 → MTPERRGPHMWGTHGKRENLDSKLNSQQKTYAKEKPYKCQECGKAFSHSSALIEHHRTHTGERPYECHECGKGFRNSSALTKHQRIHTGEKPYKCSQCGRTFNQIAPLIQHQRTHTGEKPYECSECGKSFSFRSSFSQHERTHTGEKPYECSECGKAFRQSIHLTQHLRIHTGEKPYQCGECGKAFSHSSSLTKHQRIHTGEKPYECHECGKAFTQITPLIQHQRTHTGEKPYECNECGKAFSQSTLLTEHRRIHTGEKPYGCNECGKTFSHSSSLSQHERTHTGEKPYECSQCGKAFRQSTHLTQHQRIHTGEKPYECGDCGKAFSHSSSLTKHQRIHTGEKPYKCNTCSRAFSQLAPLIQHQRIHTGEKPYECTECGRAFSQSSLLIEHQRIHTKEKPYGCNECGKSFSHSSSLSQHERTHTGEKPYECQDCGKSFRQSTHLTQHRRIHTGEKPYECRDCGKAFTHSSSLTKHQRTHTG